DNA sequence from the Trypanosoma brucei gambiense DAL972 chromosome 9, complete sequence genome:
TAATAATGTGTAACAATTCTTTGCAAGCATGGACGACTGAACTAGCGTCCTCAAGATCCTGCAAAAGTTCAGTAACTTTGTCCTCCGATTGGTACGAAAAACTGACGAGGCCTAATAGGCGGAAACACAGAACAAATGTGCGAGACACAACTGATCCGCCGGAAGATGCCTGCATGAAGCCTGACCCTGCGTCATGTTGCGCCGCGTTGGCGGAGACCAAGCAGGCAGCGACATCCCCTACTTTGTACGGTGACCATACCTCAACGGCGGCCCACAATTTCTCGAGCTTCAACAACAGAATTCGCAATCTCTCGCGACAGGTTCCCACAGATACATCTCGGAGCGGGTCCTTTACTTCGTCGAGGAGGAGAGCAGCCATCACGCTTGCAGAGTAATTATTTTGCGCTGCTATTACACGGTCTGTCATTGCGTGCAGCACAGCAGCGATTATGAGCGCCCGCAGCTCGCCGCTGAGAACATCCCCCATACACTGCCATAGACTCGTGTTGAAATTGTCGTCGTTTACTGAGCCATTGCACAGCACCTGCATAATATGTGAAGGCGTGGTGCCGGACAGTATCCGTCTGAAAAGCTCTGCTTCTGTTAGAGACACTGAAGCTGCACAATCCGCAAGCAGAGATGTGTTGTCATTGAGTGATCCAAGCTCCACCATCTGCTGCGTCATGGGAAGCGCGAACACCTGCACGAACGTGAACATGGCGTGGTAACGTCGCGCCGAGAGCATAGCCAGTAATGCAGCGGCGCAGGGGGGTGTTTGCTGAGTGTCGGGTGCAGAAACACAGAGAAGGTCTGCAGAAAGCGCAAGTGTATAATCGAACAGTTCCGACTCATTTGTGACTGACGGCGAGACCAACACAGCGGTGCTTGCGGTCCGGCTCGTGCAGCACCGTAGCTGACCAACCTCGTTGATGTCCACAAAAACATCCACGTCCAAACACGAGGCGAGAAGAACGACCCCAAGCGCGTGTATAATGTGAGAAGTGTTTGCTCTCGCGGAGACAACATGCGTTCCGTCAGACATGATAGTCACTGAAACCATTCGTCGCACACATTCCTCAGCGAGTGGAAGTGCGATGCGCTCCGCCAAATTATCCAGTACAAAGAGTACCTCATCGTCAAGCTTCCTCGCGAAACTCTTCCAGGTTAACTTCAGCTCATCGGATACGACACTCAAAAGCCTTTCCGTTGCtcgttccttctcttcctccgtACCCTGGCATTGTGCATAGCAATCCAGAAGACTGATGAAAAAGTGGTCGGTATAAACCACCGTGTTGTCACGACCGCGCTTCGCCAACATCTTCTGAACAAGCAACGCAACGTTCCACAGCAACCTCCAGTCCTCCACCTCCTGGGGTGGAGCTGCGGCCAAAATCCCCTGAAACACACGCTGAACCAAAAACGCTTCACTCTGCGTGGAACCTGCGCACTGCAGCATTGGAAGCAACTTTTGAAACACTGCCTGCAGGACACCTATCTCATCTTCCTCCGCAAGTTCGTCAATGAACTGAAGGCAACGAGCAAGTGAAACAGCGCGTCGCTCAGGCCCTCCTTCACCActggaaagaaaactaaaAACGTCACGCGGTATGTCCTCACCCACGGAAAGACCCGTAACCCTCAGTCCCACGCTTAGAATGCCATTAGTGCACACGAATTCGCTTTTTGAGACCTGAAGGAGATGTGTTGCGCACGCAAATCCTTCGCTGTAGAGGGAAGTATCACCACGCAATTTCGAAGGGAGGCAGAACGGCACTGTGTTATTGGTTCGATTATCATCTGCAAATACAGCAAAAGCACCACCAAACATTTCGGAAGCGTATAGTCGGTAATCCtgggaaagcaaaacaactaAGTCAACGCTGCCACTTTCTTGCCCTGTTGGGTGTGGTAAACTTAACCACATCACGCCACGCGGAATGCCAGAAATGCTAAGCCTTGTGCAGCTGGCCATCATATCCATATTCAGCGGGGAGCGCCGCAGGTGTGTGACGTAGCTGTGGCCACCaacggaaacaaaagcagcgtAACGTAGCTGCTGCTTGTCAACATATAATTGGCAGCGTGGATGGGCGTAATCACTGACTTCGCCCTCTGGCACACGGAAGATCTGACTCTGGTAACGCGTGTGAAGTGTTGCATCACGATCGTTCAGGGAAAATATGATTTCCTGCATTGTAACACAAAATGGTGCAGCTGCAGACCGCGGCGGACCTCCGCCATGCACAGTTTTTTTATTGCTGCTGTCACCGTCCATATACGTCTGATCGAACACCGAAAGCGCCAATTCAACTGTCGGCGCTGACACAGCGCTCGTCACGCTCGCGGGGGACCCAACGGAACATCTCGCGACCGATACCACACGCTCGCTTTGAATGCATATGCAGTTGGGTACACCGAATGCTTCTTCCAACCTGAAGCGCCGCCATAGTTTTCCTTCAAGGGACCCAATTATCACATGCATATCACCCATGGGGGCGGTCAGCAGCGCAACAACCACAAGACCAGATGTCGTCTGCTTGAGACACGATCGATGGATATGAAGTTGTGAGGTAAATCTTTTACCTTTATCATCAGCCGGTAGCAAAGGCGCGACAATAGTCTCGAAGTCTTCGCTATAATCCTTAGGAGAACCGACAAGGTGTGTCGGCTTTGGCACACTGTGTTCCATCATTGCGAGTCCAAGTTGCCGTCCCTTGTCGTGATGGAAAAACACAATCGTGTAGAGGCTGTCACATGCCGCGTCCACAACACGAGTGACGTACTTTCCTGCACCGTGTAAAGCCACGACCCCTTTTTTCTCGCGCCAAAAGCGCAGCTCGGCAACTTTTTCATCGAGAAACAGGACGTAAAGCTCCTCCCCTTGCTTTCTGAAACAGTCGATGATTCGTGTGCGGCCCGGCTTTTTTCCAGTGCCCATGCACATGGCTGCGGAGGGTGAGAGCGCTACCACAttcattttcgtttcttccaaaggaagaagagtaaCGAACCAAAGTAAGTACGATGGGTGTCGACTTcgttttaaaaataaataaataaaatccAGATGAAAGCCTTGCACCGGTTGTGTACACTTCTACGTGTGAATGGGAGAAGAGTCTGACAGAAAGAAATGGGGAAAAAGCAAATGTAGGCGCATGTATACGTTCATTAAGAACGGAACGACAAAATTAAAAGGGTGGCCAATGATAACTGCGGATTACACGATTACTTCACTTTCGTGTTTGCCACCCAACCCACTatttaacacacacacacacacacacacacacacacgaagcTGCAAGAGGTTAGGAGGAACCTCCCTGTCTTAACCAATGAATCATATTATCCTTCGAAGCCTGAGGATGCAACATGAGGTACTGACGCAGGGCGAGAAGCGCAGGCCCTATTTGCGGTGGTTCAAGTGGAACCAGTTTTGCCAGTTCGTTTCCCCTCAGAGGCAGCGGCCGTGAGAAGGCGTCAAGGAGTCCGGGTACCTGCTCTAGAGCCAACAGCAGGCGGTCAACAACACACCCCGAACCCTCAACGTCACCGCCGGCCAGTAGATCACAACGATGCTCAACAAGGATAAAGGCTGCAAAGACTATGTTAAATGCTGATGGAATTGTCTTCTTGTCATTAAGGTCGTTTAATCCCTTAAATATCGCGAGCTTCGCTGCCGTTGTAACTTCGCCGTCGGAAATTTCACATACATTCAGTCCCTCCCTCTTTAGAGTGTTATAACACTCTATCATCCGCCGAACGGTGTTGTAGGACGACACTGGCAGTTTCAATCCGTTTACACATAAAGCGTACAGGCGGTCCTCAATCTGGCTTTGAGAAACTCCCCGATAAAAGCCCAAACAGCTAATGAAAATCATTGCAATCAGCTTGTCCGGTGAATCTGGTGAAAGTTGCACTTTCGAACCACTCCTTGAGAAAAGGGGGGCCAATGTTCGGTTCAATGACAAGAGGCACTCAAGGCCAGTAGAGCCCGCCTCACCGTTGTAGGCCAGGTGTTCCGTTCGCTCCACCTCGGCAGTAATACATCCCTTTTTACTGCTTTTGAGATAAAGCTCCACTAAAATGACCTCCCGAAGGAGGTTTAGTTCGTGAAGTGTTTCAATGCACTTCTCTGCGAATGGTCCTGAAAGCATTTTCACCAACTCTTTCCCCACACGTTCCCTTGAAACCTTCAAGGTCACCTTTTTCAATAACTCTTTGTCTACACAACGAAAAATTGACTCATCCAACACAAACCCCAACTCACCTAACTGACCGACGAATCGAACGCCGCGGAGCAATCGTAGGGGATCATCAGTGAGTGTTTCCTTCGGGTCCAATGGGCAGCGAAGAATGCGGCGGTCCAAATCCTCCAACCCTGTAGTGTAGTCCTCCACTTCCTTAGTATGGAGATTATAGAAGAGCGCATTGACGGTGTAATCACGCCGTAAGGCATCCTCTACTGTGGTAGCTGGTCGGACAACCGGAATGCGTGAATCCGACCTGGTGTACTCATCGTGCCTAAGTGCGCAGAACTCTATTGGGGTatcatacacacacactgttgctgtttcaATGTGCTTCGATAGTTCGGGGTTCACACGAATCACGCTGACTGTTCGTGCTGTCATCCCAAGCGCTTCCTGGTGGGAGGCGACTTCACGCGCGAAGAGTTCACCAGAGACGTGTCTTGTGGTAGCTGATTCAATAGCGATGTCGATATCTTGCGAGTGCAATCCGAGTAGGGAATCACGCACCCAGCCACCAGCAACGCGCAGAGTGGCGTTTATGTTTCGCTCTTCATTGACACGAAGTAGAAAATCAAATATTTTCTCGTGTGCCACTGCAACAGGTTTGCCCAATCTAACCTTCTTTGGTAGCAACATcactgaaaaaaataaaagaggaaacaaagaggaaTGATTTGCACGAGAGTGGAAAGCAGCAAAGAGGAAATCCCTGAGGGACCGTCAAAAAAAGCCAAACCCACGTCATTCCACCTTCTGGGAGAAAAAACGTTGAATTTCGCAGCACCATTCATTCGGTGAGTGAAGTCACATACATGGGTGTCCTCTAACTTTCTTGCAGGCTCGCTGCCCTCAGTTTCTCCAACGCTTCGGCGTTCGCTTGAGCAAGGTCACGAAGCTTTACTCGCCACTTTACATCAATCTTTGTGTTATCAATAACCAAGGAACACACTCTAGGGTTATCCTCTAAAAGAGCATAAAGACTAACCGCAGCACCTTCGCTGATGTAATTGTCAGAAACATTGAGACGCTCGAGCGTCGGGTGCTTCACCAGTGTAATGCATAAAGCCCGAATGGCATTGTTACGAAGGCCATTTTCGGCAAGGTTGAGCTCCTTCAGATTTTGGCACCGCTCCACAACAGCGAACAGAGGAAGAGCCCCCTTGTCCCCCAGGTAGTTGGAGCTAACATCAATACTCTCAATTACCGTGCACGCAGTGTACTGGGAGAGGATATCAAGCATACCACTGTTCGGGTTTATACGGGATTCCACACATGCCTTTACGTATACATCCCGCGGTGGAACCGGCCTCGGTCGGATGATCTTGCTACCTGTTTTCCTTAATGGCCTCGCGCTGCGGGGAGGCATTCGCTCCTTAACCCTCACTGCCCCTCACGGTTGCGAAAGCACCCGCTCTTTGGGTGCAAAtaggaaataaacaaaattaaagcaaagcaaaggcGATGAAGCAACGTCGCGAAGATATGCAACACGAAAGCACATGAACACGTATGCACAAGCCTGAATGGGGTGCCACTGTCACCTTTCACtacaggaagaaaaatgatgCCCCGGGGGGGGGGCATATGACCCTCAACCTCGTACTACGCTAGTTTCCAAGAGGGAGCAAGTATTTCCCAAACAAGCGATACttcacaaagaaacaaaaaaaacctacTGAATATGCGATTTGCCCTTCCCTTGGAATATACTGGTCGCTACGCCCATATCGTCTTCTGTCCCTGAACTACGGAGCCGCACTGCTGTTCATACATCTTAGTACTTCCACCACAGGAACGGGGAATTGTCCTTCGACAATGTTCCCTTGCTATTCACGCACGGGTAGACGCGGTTCATTCCAGTCACCAGGGAGTACGAAGCGAAGACGCATCCAACAGCCGAAAATGCACAAAGGGCGTAAAAGCCCTTAAGCGTATTTGCCATCGTACGCTGGCCGCGGGCGAAAGTAGTTTGCTCATGACCCAATGGCTCCTTAATGAGTTGGTGGCCAAGACGGGAGTACGACCGACGAAGCATTCTTCACTTTATCGTAGAAGGTGCAATAGTATGCCGATGTATATGCGCGTCTCCTACGTGCAATCACTATGGGGAAAAACCTagcagttgtaatgtaagtgCACAAATCTGCGAGTTTCGTtgacaaataaaaagaatgggGGAAACCAAGCGAGCTAAACATGTACACAACGACTTGGGATAGAAGGCGGTAACGCATTGCAAACATATatcatttgttttcgttttaccTAATTCACACCTCTTTTCACGTACTTACACTTATTTATATGATTATGCCTCCTGAAAATTTACTGGGGGTTCGGTACAGGGCACGTTACACTTACTTTGCCTCGTACAACAAACATGAGAAGAGGTGAAGTGATTCAATTGGTGTGGGTAAAAAACGGTATCGGTCAGCGCATAAGTGCGCGTGTACACATGTATATaattctcttatttttatataaGGGTTCAAAAGAATCTGTGCGCCACAACCGTGGGCATTCCACAGTCGcctaaaacaaacaaacagaaccACAGCATTACACCACGTCATACAGCCTGGCTTGTGTTGGCATACTGTTGCACATGCGACGCCATCCTCTCCAGGCTCTCCGTTTTGGGCCAAGGCAAGTAGAAAACGGGTctcaaaatataaaaaaaagtggttttaaaacattattttttcctctcctccttcactAAACGGCTGGATCTATCAAACCTTCTCGTTTTTCTCCCGCAACAACAGCCAGTTGATCTATAACCGTTGGCCAAAGAGTTATAGGGAGGCGTTTCTCTATCTTAAAGTAGCCTGATGGAGTCAACGCCTGATTCTTCAGTGCTTTGGCAAACCGCTCCTTCTCAGGAGTCCACAACGGATGGCGAGTTTCCACCGGCTT
Encoded proteins:
- a CDS encoding tRNA nucleotidyltransferase, putative, with the translated sequence MLLPKKVRLGKPVAVAHEKIFDFLLRVNEERNINATLRVAGGWVRDSLLGLHSQDIDIAIESATTRHVSGELFAREVASHQEALGMTARTVSVIRVNPELSKHIETATVCVYDTPIEFCALRHDEYTRSDSRIPVVRPATTVEDALRRDYTVNALFYNLHTKEVEDYTTGLEDLDRRILRCPLDPKETLTDDPLRLLRGVRFVGQLGELGFVLDESIFRCVDKELLKKVTLKVSRERVGKELVKMLSGPFAEKCIETLHELNLLREVILVELYLKSSKKGCITAEVERTEHLAYNGEAGSTGLECLLSLNRTLAPLFSRSGSKVQLSPDSPDKLIAMIFISCLGFYRGVSQSQIEDRLYALCVNGLKLPVSSYNTVRRMIECYNTLKREGLNVCEISDGEVTTAAKLAIFKGLNDLNDKKTIPSAFNIVFAAFILVEHRCDLLAGGDVEGSGCVVDRLLLALEQVPGLLDAFSRPLPLRGNELAKLVPLEPPQIGPALLALRQYLMLHPQASKDNMIHWLRQGGSS